The Diabrotica undecimpunctata isolate CICGRU chromosome 3, icDiaUnde3, whole genome shotgun sequence genome includes the window TTTCTAAGATGCCTAAATTGATCATCTAGTTAATGGCATGTTCATTATAATTGTGTCAAGTGCATATCTAAAATCAAAATGGTAGataataattacaaattaaaacAGTTTAAATAACTCACCTATTTGTTTCATCTACAATTTCTTGCAACAGTTGAAAAAATTCTAGTTCTGATGTTGGTTTATTTAACCTGGGCAGACAGTATCCAATGTCTTTGGTAAACAGAAAACTTTTAAATCTCAATTGATTATCCTTCCATGGTTCCCAACAATCAACATCTTATGTAACAGTTATATCTTCAGCTGAACCATCCAATTCTAAAATTTCCTTAAGAAGCATCTCATCTTCAGACCAGTTGGAATTTactttattttctataatattagTATTCATATCTGAGTCATCACCTATGTCAGATACTAGGGCCTGTAACGCAGCCTGagttaaatattttcttttactcATGGTAAAAATACTAACACAATCTTTATAAAATCAACAGAACTCCACATAAACACTTCTCTTTAATTTAAATGGAAGCATGTCTAGCACTCACAAGGTCAAACATAAATGCATTCAAAACAATTACCAGGATTTGTCAAAAAACCGATATGAGTGATTCTCAACCTAAATCTACCAAACAATTCAAATATCTCTAAATAAAGATGAAACATTTTCATTTATTGAATGGTTAATGAGTTATAAGACATTATGTTCACGATATGCTAGAGATGCCAACAACTAAATCCATGTTTTATGATTTTCATATAAGACATGCCAGGCAACCTGTGGacaaaatttttagtaaatttataaAAGTTGTAATATCATGTATTTTATGACAATAACCGCTGACAGTTAACTAGAATACCTTTTAACTAAAATTAccctaaaaatttaaacaaaaatgtttatttttctaataatttttcctGAAAACAAAAAGTAGTATTGAAATTGAAGTAATATTGAATTGAAATTGAAAAGTAGTAAATTGAAGTGTGTATACTCAATAGCTTGCTAATAAAGCCATACTTCAAATATGGTAACACATGAAATATGACCTACAATTAGATTTGCTTTGCCTTTTTGATATCTCAAAACATTATGTGTCTATCTAATATTTTAAtggcagttcaaagttatatctacgcctccatattccatTTTCACAGAACActtccgaatatcttgcgtaatTAGtccctttctttcaaaaatcgatAGAGAGTATTTGTCTGTTTTGGTTTTTgcccatgcctctgatccatatgtgagaacagGGACTATCAGCATTCTCTACATTCTTATATGAGTTTTTTTTTGAGACACATGTTTGTTatctaagtactttgatagaccatgataacacttATTTGCAATGATGCTTTGCCTTTTTGTTTCCCTGGTGTGTTATTAAGTGATGTCTCTAGATATATGAACTATTTGACTGCTTAAAAGTTTTTGGTCATTGACAATTAGATCTGTGTAAACATTTCCAGCTGTTGTGTTTGTGTTAGTTGGCacgaatttgttttattttaatttatatgtaataTAATTCGTTCcgctgctgctgctactagcttgGTTAGAATTTCCATGGTTCTTGTTATAATATTCACTGCTATCTAAATAAGCGTCTCATACAACTTTTTGTAAGGCTTggttaaaaagctgacacgccagcgtgTGTCTCTTCCTTAAACCCCTATGTATTTCAAATAGGGTTGAGTTAATTCTGAATTTTTACTGCTGGTAGCGCCTTGGCCATTTTCACATTAATTTGTCATGCATATGAGTATTTTGTAATTCCTTACttattcatagcgttgtaaagactctGTCTTATGAGACTGTTATAAGCCGCTTTAAAATCAGCAAAAAGATGGTACATATCTATATTAAAGTCTTGCGCTTATTTGAGAATTTGTCATACTGTGAGGATGTAGTTAATAGTTGAATGCTTCAGTATAAGGTTTCAATCTCTCATGCTAGATGTTTGGcaatatctaacaataaaacactgacaacttttgttttcaaaagttccacaaaatttattataatgtaTTATCACTAAGTATAGTTTAATATAACGTCTTATCAatacagctgtttcgacagagtgcctttctcaagtgatctatttttggtatgtgtttacactttatagtcttcaactgaataagttgaggactGAAGAATTGTttatctcaagttggtcattaAGAATTATgcctgtattttttaatttgttaatttctatagatcctaataaagatagcttaaggcctttgtTTTGAATGTAAAGGATTTAAATGGAATCAtctttttatattattgaaagcccttttgtgctctgctatccgtttgttaaattttctaccagtttgactgaTGTAAGTTTTTGAGCTGTCGCcaaatttaagtttgtatacaccactgtataAGTGCTTTTTCTATTTGGCGTTTGTTCTTAATATATTGtgtaagttgttgtttgttctgaaagctggtgttattcctttttttatgtgtttggctatttttgttgatatcttgcctgagTATGTAATCAAGCAGAAGGTAagtttttttctctggtggtggaaatactaatttcagggttttcttatgtagtttttgatttaaaatttaatttattgttggtcgttgtacccattgtttactgttatttgcttaataatattcaattctgtcttgaagttgttttttgacatgtgaatttctattaatctatgtaacatgttatggtaggctgccaatttatgttgtcACGACAGGCTTACCTGTCGTTCTGTACCATCGTTCCTGTCCATCACATCTCTTGAATGGCTGCAATGTCTATTCTATATTTTAGGAGGTGCTCTTGAAGCAACTTCAGTCTCGTTGTCCTTGCTGTCTTTTTAGATAATGTAATAATAATAGTGTTTAATGTACAAATGTATTCTTCCTGTGATGGTATTTAAGAATTAAAAGATATTtttccttattttagaaaaacacTTTTAATATGAGACAAATAAGTCTAATGAATCTTGCTGCTAGTCAATTAGCAATGAAAAATGGAGCAAAGTCAATGATACCTTCTTACAGAAGAGCATATAGTGTTACAAGTCCTTCCAAATCACTGGATATTTTAAGAAAGAATCTTCAAAATGCCATTAATAAGGATATAGACAATGTACTGAAAAAATATATTGAGGTTTGTAATAGTATATTAAGTTTATAATAGTAGGTATATTAAAAAGCCTCTCAAAATACATAgtcaatgatttctttttttttgctgcaAAAATAAGTATTTCCTAGCAACTTGTTCTTCACTACAAATgtgggaaataaaatatttcatgtAAATTCGCAAacatttttctttgtaaaattttaCTTTTACATGTATTATCCTTGAGAATCAGAGGGATCCAAAATATGCAATATCACTATACTATTGATTGGATAGATTATGACCCCCCATGATCGATTATGATCTTGTAATAAAAATATGGAGAATGTTTATATAAGGCTTTGTTATCATATTGTAAggtcattaatatttttttaaaactcatgTTTTAGAAATTTTTTCAACCTGCTATTAACAATATAAGAAACAATGTGGGAAAAGATAGTGTAGGAGATGACCACATCAAAGAAGTTTGCAAAACAATGCTGGAAGAAGCTAAACTTATGTATAAAGTGAGTCCACATTCTAGGGACAATTCACCTTATGAATGCTACCAAAGTGAAGGAGAGTCTGAAGCCAGTCTGACTGACCTTAGAATGGGAATGAATGTAAGTTGTTTTCCACTATAAATAACTTTTACTTCGTGAATAATATAATAatcgaaaaatattttttttagcatCTCATATGTACTAACaatgttgtttttatttgtttaacatTTAAATTGATCCATTTACAGAGCCCCATAATATGCTGTAAAAGAAAAGATTGTGATCCAGATGCTGAAATCATTCCATCACCTGTAGTGCCCACTAAAAAACCAAGAAACAAAACTACACACTCCACTGATTACAGTAGTTGCAAGCTGTCGTGGAAACGGGATGGTCCTAAATGGAATCCAGATAGACTTCGAGCTAATACGTTATTTATAATGGGGGCGAGAGCCAACAAAGTGTTAGGGTATGGTCAGACACGAGGAAGATTGTATGTCCGGCATCCAAATCTTGTTAGGTAAGAATTTTGTATCTAAATTCGTGAATCCATGATGATGCCTAACAATTTATTCTTTAATTatttctgatatatatatatatatatatatatatatatataatataatatataatataatatataatatataatatataatatataatataatataatcagtgtcttatttttttcatagtgtttTTTAATCGATTATATAGTTTTAACTTAGCtcgaaaagatatacacaaaggcacctgGAAATCAACAAGACAGACTTCCAGTTAAAAATAATAGATCATGTTATTGGAGACTCTATTCGCTAATTGCAGAATATTCGCTTGCAATTAGATTCATCAGaactaataatatattatataatattttttgcttaTATTAGTAAGTCGGGTCCATCGATATTTGGTCCGTTGGCAAATTCAAACAGataatatttgtatgttatgaaattcgagtaaccgATGTCCAGGGACGTATCGCGATATTGGTTGTTTCACCGACACAAATTTTTTGATACAAGTATTAAATCATAAAAGAACAATGTGTAATATGCATATTATAGTCAAAGAGCAGAAAATCTGATTttggaaaaacaaacaaaacgttatatttctttgttttttaaatggttaaaagtgaagtgtaaaaataattatcactTTACCACATTGTTGGAAAAAATACTAGGTGATACAACGGAATCTTCTATAGGGCTTTTCAAAGCTTCTCATTTGTTTCAGGCACTTGTTATATGtcaattttaatatatctacgtcATACGTCTTTGGTATGTATAGTTATTGGTATATACTATATACCAATTGTTATTGGTATATACTATATACCAATAACGTATgacgtagatatattaaaattatacgaCATATGATAAGTTCTTGAAACATATGAGAAGCGTTGAAAAGCCCTATTAGCGTTTAACGATGACGTGTATAGACGAAACTGTGGAAAAGTATTTTAcatttaagaaaatattgttttaaacaaagttagcaatttataataaaaaactgaGTTGTTTTAACTGAAATAATCATCATATTAGCGTCATATTCCTTGTCTAAAATATTTCTACTATAGCTCTCATCATCGTCACTATCCACCAGATAAATAATAAGTAGTCCactgtttgaaaataattatCCTAGTCTTCTGTACTCATTTTCTACTTCCACTACATGGTTTACTTCTTTTTTCCAGTCGGTAATTGTAATCTCTGATAGTTCATATCGAATTAAATCGACCACTTTCGCGTCAAATTTTGGAAAACTATTTTTCCTCCGAATCCGTTTTGTTATTTGTCCCCAAATAAGTTCGATGGGATTGAATGTGCAAAAATAAGGTGGTAACCTCAAAACAGTATGGCCATGTTGTATTGCAATAGTGTCCAGTATATATTGTTTCTTATGAGTTTTAGTACGAAGCACTTCAAGAACTGTTTCTTATTATAGTTTtcttcaaaatacaaatcattatCAGAGAGGAAATTTTTTAGTTCCTATTTTGAAGACGAACTGTTGAGAATTTTTTTGAGAAGCCTTGAGTGGTAGCTGGAATTGTCCATAACTATCACACTGCCCGGTGTTATATTGAGAATATTGGGTATTTTTAAACCACTCTTCGAACATAGTAGAATTCATATTCTGATGATAATCTACactacatttttctatttttttccgcAAAGCATTAACCCATTTGGCACCCAACCATTTGCAGATCCACAGTGCACAATAATCATCCGAAAACCTTTATTTGAAGGTACTCCTTTCAACTGGCACCTAAGTGAACCATCAGTCCAACCCTTGCTAGCGGTATCATGCGTGTCATACATGTCTCGTCTAAATAATATATAGTCCACTGTTGGTCTCgatattcttgatttttttttaataatgtaaacGCCAGTGTACCTTCCTCTTACTTTCCATAATAGCCACCCGTTTATCAACAATTTTGTATTTGAACCCAAGTTTTTTCAGCCTTCTGCGTAAAGTGGTTTTAGGGCAGCTTCTTTCCATCGCAACAAGCTTGGTGTATATAATACCAATTGttagtattacattttttttgtattcctcgTAGACCAAATTCCTTAAACATTTAGCAGtcacgatattaatttgtttatgttttccagcatccgatcttgtttttctctttttaacacCAGTTTTCACGAAGTCGCGCATGGTAGAATACGGAATTCCTGTTAGAAAGGCTTTTCTTATAATACTGCCTTTACAACTATTTTCAGGAtcattttgaagatttttgtaaaCGTTCATACAAATTCTCTTAGATTGTTCATTTAAAACAATCCTTTTCTTTGGAAGTCTTAAACACTTTTCTACAGTTACAGTCTCAGTGTCATTGTTTTTGTATCACTTACACTTAAAAAATTGTTGACTGCTACACTTTCTCTACTACTAGTTGGGTTCTCTTGCTCCCATGCACGAAAAACTGTAGGTGATTTTTCCCATGgtctaaacattttctttatacacaaatagacagtttcaaaaaaacaaacaacaaaaaaatactacaattattaTAACTACTCACAACAAACTTTCAACACAACTCAAAATTAGAGCAATGCACAATGCACATCTATCTATAAACAAGCTAGTTGCAAAGATACAACTAAACTAAAAATTTGCAAGTCCAGTCCCTTAGATAAGGCACAAGTCGGTATTTTTACAACCGGATTAATCATCGTAAATTAATCAGTTTAAAACCTGAAAATATTAAGCAGTACAATTGAAActttttctacttttaaggaCAAAAAAGCAAGTTCATTAGCGAAAcggaattaaaaattattctgcatattatatttgaagcattattt containing:
- the LOC140436837 gene encoding deoxynucleotidyltransferase terminal-interacting protein 1, which gives rise to MIPPVAPGQTEEKLNMVGWKNTFNMRQISLMNLAASQLAMKNGAKSMIPSYRRAYSVTSPSKSLDILRKNLQNAINKDIDNVLKKYIEKFFQPAINNIRNNVGKDSVGDDHIKEVCKTMLEEAKLMYKVSPHSRDNSPYECYQSEGESEASLTDLRMGMNSPIICCKRKDCDPDAEIIPSPVVPTKKPRNKTTHSTDYSSCKLSWKRDGPKWNPDRLRANTLFIMGARANKVLGYGQTRGRLYVRHPNLVRYSGDQEDKEWLASKNLMPPSGGKAYLMLLEDIKELTESDEYKYNANLQLHELKGFEVPLFLLIKIKNFIEYVRNERKLLANVDPFEDQCDPNISSTPHSVTMDSAPSTPSDTTLIVENTSEITFKTDFLNMSSDMSNNLTSSVISSILSGHLTTMNGPDTSQDF